From Vibrio maritimus, one genomic window encodes:
- a CDS encoding Hok/Gef family protein, with product MALLGLMVICMTILCFTWMARGSLCELHFKDGYSVISATFAYESR from the coding sequence ATGGCTCTACTGGGCTTAATGGTCATTTGCATGACGATTTTGTGTTTCACATGGATGGCCAGAGGGTCACTGTGTGAGCTTCACTTCAAGGATGGATACTCCGTTATTTCAGCGACGTTTGCCTACGAATCAAGATAG